ATGACACTTGAGTCAGATCTATCTGCCCACCTGTCATGGGTTTCTGTCGTTCCACCCAAGTCTTTTTAAAAagtcatccccccccccctctctctctcctgaggtTCAAAGAATTCTGTACCTTTTCTGTGGGTGGCTGTAGGTGCCTGCTTTTCAGTGAAAGTCTGGTTATTTCCATCACAGCTTTAGCGCCAGTAAAGCCAGTGGAGACATGAATAAATAAGATCAGGTTGCAAGGCTTCAGATCTCACCGTCACTTTGTAAACTGAAgtgggggtgtgtgttggggggagggggggggggggggggtggacgaGCAGCATTTCATGAAACCACTTCTCTTTTTTTCGTTATACATCCCACTCCCCAAAAATATTGCTGACACCAGAGCAAGGCAGCCTGATGGAGATGAATTCCACAGTGATGAGGCTAGCTACTGCAAaagctctctctcccttcagcCACTCCCCAAATTTCTGCTACTTAGCTCCTAAAATTGGAGTCTAGTCACAAGAGCTAAACATCCCACGCTGCCATGTTTCTACGTATAGCAGTATGTAATAACCCTTTTGAACCACAGTCATATTCATCACCCACTCACTATACTAGCATATAAATAGAAAATACTAGAGACATGAAACATtaaggatggcattgtctccaaAACTACTTGTGATGAGCAACCAAAAATGTGCATTTTATGCGTGAAAGGTCAATGAGTGTGGTggactagtggtggtggtgggctttaattgtccccggcacaaggtgcacctgtgtaatgatcatactgtttaattagcttcttgatatgccacacctgtcagattcTTTAAAAAGTGTATATTTGAATTTTACAAGAAGACTAAGCTGAAGACAGGATCAAATATCAACAGATGCCTGACAAACATTCTTTGAAGAAGCAAATAGATTTTCCAGGTGATGTGGTGTCTATTACTGCTGCATAAGAAATTGtggtttatttttgtattgctgCATATGCATCTATATGTATACATACACATGTGTTTGGAGAATGTTTCCTTACTCTCAAATCATGAATGTTACCTTGGTTGTCTGAaacttagttttttttttttttttacacaaaaaaCATTGTTTGTTGTTGGATTATGTCAGAGACTACAGTTTGACTAATGCAACTTGATGGATGGACTGACTGACCACTTTTAAGAAGTGACATTAACAAGTGGAATCAACTGCTATGAAGTCTGTCAGTGTCTACCATTGCCTGTCACACATTCAGCAGGATGAGTTGTCAGAGATGCTTAACTGCTGTTGCTACAACTTGTCAGAGATGCTTAACTTCTGGCTGAACAGAGGGCCAGTGATGTGAGCGGTGGACGATGTAAACACTGGGACTTGCTAAATTCTTGCACAGAGCCCACATTACACAATGTTCTGTTTGAATGTACCCTTTAATGGTAGAAAATGTTATTTCAACTATAACAGTGCGAGGTTTTCCAATTGTGAAACTGTCTCTTGCAATCTGTGCTGCTAGGTATAAGAATATTTGTAGTTAATGTGCTGTATTGGATATCAGTGTAACTAAAGAAATAAATCAATTCTAATATAATTTTATATAACATTAATTACAACTCATGTATTGCACTGAAACAATAAATTGTGAAAATATCAAAGTCTCTCAGAGACATCACCATAACCTCGATGACGACTTTGACACTGGTGAAGGCCTAGACAAAAATAAACCTTAATTCAATGAATGCCAGTTTAACCAGCGAAAAATAAGAATCCTGTTAACATCAGTTGGTCATCAATTAGTGACGTTGATTAGGCTACTACACATTGGCTTATCTCACCAGACTACCGTTGGTTGCATCATGACGACACAGCCTATTGTTAAAATGATTTGTTTGACACATTAGCTGAACGTGTGAGCAGTAAACTGCTCAACGAGAAAGAACGTAAAAGCGATGGAGTATTTGGCACATCATTGCCACACCTCTTCAAGTGACATTAAGCTACTCACTTATGAATACAGCGATTAATTATGATCTAAATGCATTATAACATAGTTGATAAAAACGCATTTTATATCCGtcacgagagagagatggaaaaacaAGATGTAGGGTTAAATTAAAACTTTTCTTGTAACCCGATCAGTCTTTTTATATCTTGTGTATTTTCATAAAATTAAACAAACATACGAAGTTCATGCTGATATGCATACTGCATGTTGGTTCATTTGTCGTTAATTGCGTAGGCTTATAATATGCGTAATATTGTGCGTAAAACATACCCAAAGTGCATCCATTACCATCTGCACCAGGGAGCTACAAAACCTTTTGCCCCAATATTTTCGACTTTGCAGTCAACTCTGCCCTGCCCACCCACAATACAAAACCTACAACTCTCAACTCGTGGGAGGGACCTGCCTTTCAACATTTAACCACTGCCCAGCAAGAGGCCAAGACGCGCTGAGTAAGAGGGCTTTTTAAACGTGTAATTACTTGGGGCTACATTGCGATACAGTGCCTATAGGTGACACTTTTCTTCCCTTGAAATAAACATCCAAATGGCAATAGCTAATAGTTTTTCATGTGGATTTTGGAAGTTTGACTCTAAAATGTATGATGGATCTCGGTGACTCTCTTGGTTGCAGACTTTTTGGATACTCTCAGGAAGACTTTCACACTTCAACACACATGCAGTAACTGGAGTATATGATGAATGGAATAAAACTCATAAACTAACAAGAGACACGGAGTGGACAGGTCAAGCGGATGCGAGGGAACTCTTGGATTATTTTGGATCCGTTGGGAATATTAGGCTACTTGCTCTCTGTGAAGAAAAACATTTGCGATTGGATGAAAGAATGTATGGAATAAATCTGCGCTGTATTTACATGTAAGAAGACTACCGTTTGAAATATTCTTATCAAAACAGATTGCAATGTTGGTgataatgttttatttattgtGATTTTATTTTGCAGATCTTTTCATTTCTTCGTGTTGTGGTGCCATGCTCAGGTAAACCCTCTTCCATAGTTCCTCACAGATTGCACATTGATTCCTCGCAGATTGCATAGACAGTTTGGGgcgcaggtagtctagtggttagaccATTGGcccaataaccaaaaggttgctagctCGAGTCCCCGAGCTGTCAAGAtaccaatctgtcgttctgcccctgaacaaggcagttagcccactgttcctaggccgtcattgtaaataagaatttgttcttaaacaaaaaaaaaactgggcacagacgtcagtagTTCAACGTCTAATTTTGATTAACATTTGGTTTAGGTGACGTGAAATCAACCAAAATATCACCATGTTACTTAGATTAAAAATAGGGTGAAAAAAATACGAAATGCCCTTATGTTGAATACTTGTTGCAAATCCAATtcgttttccacgttgattcaacgtcatcacatttttGTGGGTGGGAGTAACGGgtaaacaacattgattcatcCAGTTTTGGGCTGATGATAAAGATCCTTTAAAGTGCTTGCTTGTTATTTTCAAGTGGGCCTCTTGCTTCTGAATGCACTTAATATGGCTAACGTCACACAATATTTTGTGATACCACATTATTTTATATGATGGGCTTTTGTTTTACCAAATCATTTACACATTCTGATGTTTTATTGTTTGGATTGAGTTATTCAGTGAGGCTCTCCTCGGGCGGTGGTTGGTTTATTTTAGAAAAAAATAGAGGTTAGAAGAAAATTCTATATGTGATTTTATTTTTCCCTTTTGCATAAAAAGGGGGAGAATCACCCGTCTCCTAATTTTAACCAGTATGTGATGGAGCAGGGCGCAATGACGGACCAGCTTAGCCGGCGACAGGTCAGGGTTTATCAACTATACAGCCGGACCAGCGGGAAGCACGTCCAGATACAGGGCAAGAGGGTCGCCGCTACTGCCGAGGACGGCAACAATTACGGTAAGTTGTTCCCATGACACAATGGTGGCTGCATTTGGGCAGAGTATCTGTTTTCAACCAGTCAGACCCATGCATACAAGGCTAAAGGCTTGTTAATAGTTTTTTAATGAGGACTGCATTTGTAATGAGCTGTCTGTCTATGAAGAGGTGTGCAGGGCTAGCCTGGGCTACTTGCCCACCTATTGCTGGCCCGAACCTCTGTGGGGCTGTATGTTCATGCCTACTGTATCTAAACCCTTGTCTGGCGAATCAGGCCAAGTCTTTTGTCCTGGTCCAATACACATGCTAGTTGTTAACCCTAATTAACCAGGGGGTGAATCAATTGACCCATAGGACAACTGCAATTGGGATTTGTTGAATTCCACTTCCATTACTTTTGTCTTCAAACATGATTAATGATAACACTTAATTAATCCTCGCAATGTCTCAAACCTGAAACACATAATATCTCACATAGGCTGTTGTGATGGTCTCTCTCCAGTGAATGTCAGTTTATTTTAGGATCTCCTtttgcatatatatattttttgttgttgtaggccAATAGATGGCAGACAGTTTATTTTTGCCTTTATACAGGTTTGTATTATTCCACTTCCATATATTTTTTGAATATGATATAGAGAGTGTCCAAAATACACTTGTTATGTAGTGAATTTACATATGCCTAGTGGATTTATCACATCATTTTCATGTGGATATTTGTGTGGATGTTGTAGCACGTCTCTTTGTAGAGACTGACACCTTTGGCAGTCGGGTTCGGATCAAAGGTGCAGAGAGTGGACGCTACCTCTGTATGAACCGGAAGGGGAAACTGGTTGGAAAGGTATGATATCAAATCCACATCACTTTCAAAGTTGTAAGAATTCCAGCGTGCTTGTTTCCTAGTTTGTCATTAtgtataatgaacaaaaatataaacgcaacaggcaacaatttcaacaagTTTACAGATTTACAGTTTATtttaggaaatcagtcaattgaaataaactcATTAGATCCAAATCTATGGATATCACAattgggcaggggcgcagccatgggtgggtttggaaaggcataggcccacccactggggagccaggcccagccaatcagaatgagtttcccccacaaaagggcttattacggacagaaatactcctcagtttcatcagctgtccgggtggctggtctcagacgatcccgcaggtgaataaagccggatgtggaggccctgggctggcgtggttacacgtggtttgcagttgtgaggctggttggacgtactgccaaattctctaaaccaacgttggaggcagcttatggtcaAGAAATTAATctaaaattctctggcaacagctctggtggacattccttcagtcagcatgccaattgcacactccctcaaaacttgagacatctgtggcataatattgtgtgacaaaactgcacattttagagtggccttttattgttccccagcacaaggtgcacttgaataatgatcatgctgtttaatcagcttcttgatatgccatgcttgtcagttggatggattatcttggcaaaggagaaatgctcactaacagggatataaacaaatgtgatcagaaatacagtctagacattgttaatgttgtaaatgactattgtagctggaaacggctgatttgtaatggaatatgtgaacagaggccaattatcagtaaccaatggcacgttgtgttagctaatccaagtttataattttaaaaggctaattgatcattagaaaatcatttttgcaattatgttagcacagctgaaaatggttgtcctgattaaagaagcaataaaactggccttctttagactagttgagtatctggagcatcagcatttgtgggtttgattacaggctcaaaatgaccagaaataaataactttcttctgaaactcatcagtctattcttgttctgagaaatgaaggctattccatgcgagaaattgccaagaagctgaagatctcgtacaatgctgtgtactactcccttcacagaacagcgcaaactggccctaaccagaatagaaagaggagtgggaggccctggtgcaaaactgagcaagagaacaagtacattagagtgtctagtttgagaaacagatgcttcacaagtcctcaactggtagcctcattaaatagtatccgcaaaacaccagtctcaacgtcaacagtgaagagtcgactcctggatgctggccttctaggcagagttgcaaagaaaaagccatatctcagactggccaataaataaaacatatttagatgggcaaaagaacacagacactggacagaggaactctgcctagaaggacagcatcccggagtgtTCTGCCCCACCTgtactgtgaagggagtagtacacagcgttgtatgaaaTCTAccatttcttggcaatttctcgcatggaataaccttcatttttcagaacaagaacagactgacgagttgtcacatgcgccaaatacaacaggtgtagtagactaccgtgaaatgcttgcttttGAGCTCTTTCCCACAATgtagagttaaaaagtaagaaaaatatGAGATATACGTGACTTATATTGTGTTATAATGGTACTTATTTGTAATGTCATTCATTAGCCTGGATAGGGTCGGTGACAGAGAGACAACCCAACTTGTATTTCATGTAGCATTACAGTTTCAAGGTATGGGAGAAACTCTCCTCACTCCATTTGGTGGTTGGTCAGGAGTCAACCCTCCACTTCTTGAatggaaaaataaaatatgtattcaGTGTTGTCTGCTTGCCATGAGAAATAAAGGGTTTCATCTCGCATCATCATTTTCATCTGTCATCATCATTTTAAAAGATCTGGTTTAATCTAGTGAATAAATAAATGTAGATAAAGGGTGTAGCTTTCTAGCGGTTCCTCTCTTTTGAAAACCTTAGGTTAGAGAGGGATAGTTTGCTAATACTTCTCACAACTCCTACAATATAGTTATCGTTGTGTGGTTTGGATATGCTGCTAATAATTCGTACCTAATTTTAAATATATTCTTCACTATTCCTAGTTTACTCTTAGTTATTGGCTGTACTGATACAGTATGTGGTATCTTCATTGTAGTTTTCACAAAACTGTCTTAAAATGTAGATACAATGGGTTTGACCTTGTCGTGTAGGCTACTATTTGGCTTGTCTTGTACCCATTGTTTGTAATTGTTATTAGTCTGTTCtgtgtttcattacaatattgaAGTATTCAATTTTGTTTGGAGCGTGGACATTAATAGATAGCAGTGTAGTTCAGAGGGAAATACTGTAAGTAGCCAAATCAGATGTTGTTTTTAATATGCCTTCTAGTAGTGGTGCTAAACTGTGTATGTGCCTATAAACTTGGATTTGACTTagtctttcctctctctcatcctttcaACAGCCTGATGGCAGAAGCAGGGATTGTATCTTCACAGAGATTGTTCTGGAGAACAATTACACTGCCTTCCAGAATGCCAAGTATGAGGGTTGGTATGTGGCTTTCACCAGGAAAGGGAGGCCCATCAAAGCCTCCAAGACGAGGGAGAACCAGAGAGAGGTCCATTTCATCAAGAGGCTACACAAGGGCCCACTACCTTTCCCCAACATGGACAGAATCAAACAATTTGAGTTTATCAGTTTTCCACCCACCCGTCGAGCGAAACGGAACAGGAAATCACAGACTGCTGCCTAGTACAGGAAAATCGGACtattattgaggaaaaatgttaattttatttttgtatgtttttaaTATGTGAAGATACTTAAAATGCGAAAAAGTCTAAAGTAATTTTGTTGTAAAATGATCCCATGTAAATCATGTAAGAGAGTAAATGAGATTTATGTATATATTTAATAtgacagtgtgtatgtatgtgttttctTTTGCTTTTTGATTGGTCCCGTGACAGAGTGGGTATTGGATAGGTACATTAATAAACATGTTCAGCTTGGTTATCACAAAACTTAAGTGTGACAAATGCAACATTTGACCTTTAGATCATCTCTCTCATTTGATATGACTGCTTTCTTCGTACTAGTGCTGAAATTGATTTCTAAGTTAAGAAAAGCTCTTCAGAAATGTACAGGAAGTGGTAATGTTCTTGTGTCACAGATCAGTGTGTACAATCAGTGCATAAAGAAAATGTATCCAGTATAAAAATCTGTAGCCAAGTGGCATACCATTCTAACGAACTGCTATGCCAAAACATGATTTATTGCTCAGGTATGATTCTTTAAAtcatgggtgtcaaactcattccatggagtgCCGAGTGTTTgcgggtttttgttttttccttttaaTTAAGACCTAGAaaaccaggtgaggagagttccttactaattagtgaccttaattcatcaatcaagtacaagggtgaaGCGAAAATCTGCAGACACtctgccctctgtggaatgagtttgacacgtgctttAAATCATCTACCTACCAATATGTAGCCTAGCTACTGTACTTATAGTCAGAAATATGAAATAATTTGCTTACTATCAGTGAGACATGTACTGATTATACTTATTCAATTCCATGCTATTAATTATGTTGCTTAGCCCTACTGTTTTGTACAATTACGTAAATGCTTCATTCAACAACACCAATCAAACCAACTCCTAACGCCATTCATTTTCTGTGTAGGATGAACTTGTCATGATTCCAAATTGTCAATCACATGGATTTATGGCACTGTTATGACAGATCAAAAATGATATAGCCACTAAGCCCTTTACCAAGGAATAGTCCAATTATATTGTGGAGATTATCACTTGTAATGAACTTGGCAAGGAAGTAAGACATGGATATTACAATTCATTATCATTAATAGCAAGAGATGTGGTCTTATGTTTATTTAATATTAATTTGATCTATTTTCAACCTGATGACAGATTCTTTTTCAGGAAAACCATTTGTTAATGTAGTCCTATGAAAGCCACAATCTGAATGACCCCACTGAAGGTGCTGATCCATTCATCCCTGACATCTGTCTTTTATTCAATCATCATCAAAAGCCAGATAAGAGCATCCATTTCCAAAACTGCGGTTTGTGTAATGCTTTTATAGGGACATTTCCCCCTCCCCCATCCTTTCACAATAGTGCTTAAACAAATTAGCCTGCTGACAAATCCAAATGTCTCAATGGAGTAGGTATCCTAATTgcagtgtcccccccccccccccccccccccccctaactagtggtatacactgagtgtaccagacattaggaacacattcctaat
The genomic region above belongs to Oncorhynchus mykiss isolate Arlee chromosome 6, USDA_OmykA_1.1, whole genome shotgun sequence and contains:
- the fgf17 gene encoding fibroblast growth factor 17, producing MYGINLRCIYISFHFFVLWCHAQGENHPSPNFNQYVMEQGAMTDQLSRRQVRVYQLYSRTSGKHVQIQGKRVAATAEDGNNYARLFVETDTFGSRVRIKGAESGRYLCMNRKGKLVGKPDGRSRDCIFTEIVLENNYTAFQNAKYEGWYVAFTRKGRPIKASKTRENQREVHFIKRLHKGPLPFPNMDRIKQFEFISFPPTRRAKRNRKSQTAA